TGCGCAgattgtattttatttcttaaaatgGGTAGAAGCTGAAGGTCCATTATACGGTAACGGTGGTAAAGGATGGGTTGATAAGCATATCTCTTCGTTTATTAGTATTGCTGGCACTTTATTAGGAGCTCCAAAAGCAATGCCTGCATTAATAAGTGGTGAAATGAAAGATACCATTCAATTGAATGCCCTGGCCATGTATGGGctagaaaaattttttagcCGTAGAGAAAGATTAGATATGTTACAAACTTGGGGTGGTATTCCTTCAATGCTACCAAAAGGTGGTAATTTGATCTGGGGTAATAAGACATTTTCAAGTGAAGATTCATTGAAATATGAAGAATCTTCACCTAAAGATACGTATGGTAACTTTATAAGGTTTGCCAAACTAAATGCTGAACATTATAGAGATAATATGACAATGGAGGAATCTATAGGGATGCTATTAGATTTATCTCCTTCATGGTTACAATCACGTATCGAAGATCAATATAGTTTTGGCTATGCGAAAACTGAAGCCGAATTGCAGAGGAATGAGGTTCACCATAGTCATTGGACTAATCCTTTAGAAGTCCCATTACCTAATGCTCCAAATATGAATATCTATTGTATTTACGGTATTAATAATCCAACGGAAAGGGCATATGTCTATAAGGAAGAAAAGGCAAATTCCAGCTTAAAAGTATCTATTGATTATGAATCAGATACATCAGTGTTTTTAACAGAAGGCGATGGCACTGTTCCTTTAATTTCTCAAAGTATGTGCCACAAATGGGCAGAAGGAGTTTCACCATATAATCCAGGAGGCACCAATGTAACAATAGTAGAAATTAAGCATCAACCAGAAAGATTTGATATTAGAGGTGGTGCTAAGAGTGCAGAACATGTAGATATTCTAGGTAGTGcagaattaaatgaatatcTGTTAAAGATTGCTAGTGGTTTCGGTGACACCATTGAGcctaaaattttttctgatattgaaaattgggttaaaaatattgattttcCATTATAACAGAAATAGCcttatcttttaatatacttttaattgatttattaaatcaataaatttagcATATGTTCTATGCGTTCTTTTGTATGAACTATCTCCGTTACTCTATTAACTTGGAAATagtttataatttattatatattctacatatataaatatatattttattggcgataatatatgaaaaaattgatgtaatttattaaaattgtaaaatttttgaaaaataattaaagttcaatatataaaatcagataaaataaaaataaatgttaAGTATtaactattaaaaatatgttagtctattttaaatcttttaaatagtCCAATCCTAAACTGCTTTGGGACTCTAGCTAACCAGTATAGGCCTATACCCGcaacaaaattaaatacaaTAAAGCATAAGAAAATACCATAATTTCTCCATCTTCTGCTGTATTTTGAACTGAcagatttcaaaaaatcGTTTGTTTTTGAAACGTTACAGAAATGGCAAGTATCAGTAGCATCTGTGTCTGTTAAATACCCTGTACCAGCCATGCTAATGTAAGGTTGCATATATTCACCACAGGT
This genomic stretch from Henningerozyma blattae CBS 6284 chromosome 1, complete genome harbors:
- the LRO1 gene encoding phospholipid:diacylglycerol acyltransferase (similar to Saccharomyces cerevisiae LRO1 (YNR008W); ancestral locus Anc_6.298); translated protein: MGLTNRRGRSSSLRRGSIEEFQNEEKARSEDRSRSLERLGVVRRVSHHDNRMNEDLILIQAAKKRWRDSRRLVFTLGTLLGILIAFYFGSDHVNNTDLFDKMVNFDALKDYIDDWKDVVPQGFSSFIYELQENYIPSTSPSNNLSENFAVGKQLKAELNITAKHPVIMVPGVISTGIESWGVSGDGECDSTPHFRKRLWGSFYMLRTMVLDKLCWLKHLKLDPLTGLDPENFRMRASQGFESSDFFVAGYWIWNKIIQNLGAIGYDSDKMTTVAYDWRLAYLDLERRDRYFTKVKHHIEMVHDLSGEKVCLVGHSMGAQIVFYFLKWVEAEGPLYGNGGKGWVDKHISSFISIAGTLLGAPKAMPALISGEMKDTIQLNALAMYGLEKFFSRRERLDMLQTWGGIPSMLPKGGNLIWGNKTFSSEDSLKYEESSPKDTYGNFIRFAKLNAEHYRDNMTMEESIGMLLDLSPSWLQSRIEDQYSFGYAKTEAELQRNEVHHSHWTNPLEVPLPNAPNMNIYCIYGINNPTERAYVYKEEKANSSLKVSIDYESDTSVFLTEGDGTVPLISQSMCHKWAEGVSPYNPGGTNVTIVEIKHQPERFDIRGGAKSAEHVDILGSAELNEYLLKIASGFGDTIEPKIFSDIENWVKNIDFPL